One Salmo salar chromosome ssa01, Ssal_v3.1, whole genome shotgun sequence DNA window includes the following coding sequences:
- the ptges gene encoding prostaglandin E synthase, protein MLENEAFSCFVFYSVLLVIKMYIIAIITGQVRLRKKAFANPEDAQRHGGVQYYREDPDVERCRRAHRNDMENIFPFLFLGAVYSLIGPSLAVARAHFLVFFLFRVLHTVAYLCVLRAPTRSLAYVVAQVPCVSMAVQVLAAVASSW, encoded by the exons ATGTTGGAGAACGAGGCTTTTTCCTGTTTTGTTTTCTATAGTGTTCTCCTGGTCATCAAAATGTACATCATAGCAATCATCACTGGACAAGTCAGGCTTCGTAAAAAG GCTTTCGCTAACCCAGAGGATGCGCAGAGACACGGCGGCGTCCAGTACTACAGAGAAGATCCGGACGTAGAACGGTGCCGAAG GGCTCACCGTAACGACATGGAGAATATCTTCCCTTTCCTGTTCCTGGGGGCTGTGTACTCCCTGATTGGCCCGTCGCTTGCCGTGGCCCGCGCTCACTTCCTGGTCTTCTTCCTGTTCCGCGTGCTCCATACAGTGGCCTACCTGTGTGTCCTGCGGGCGCCCACACGCTCCCTGGCCTATGTCGTCGCCCAAGTGCCCTGCGTCTCCATGGCCGTGCAGGTCCTCGCGGCGGTGGCCTCCTCGTGGTAG